From the Paenibacillus sp. MMS20-IR301 genome, the window TGAACCGCTTTGGAGCCTCCGCCGGCATTAATGCCGGCGGCTTCGCCGATCAGAACGGCAAACGCTATCCTTTGTCGACAACCGTAGTTGGCGGCCAGTACCTGTACGGCTTTGAACCCAGCTACAAGGATCTCAGCTTTGTCGGCTTGAACAAATCCGGCCAGCTAATTGGAGGCAAGTTCACCAGTAAAGCGCAGCTTGATCAGCTTGAACCCGTCTTTGGCGCCACCTTTGTGCCTGTTTTGCTGAAGAACCGCAGCAAAACAGTGATTCCGCAGAAATGGCAGCTTGCTCCGAAGCGTGCACCGCGCACCGTAATCGGCAACTATAAGGATGATCAGCTGCTGATTCTGGTCGCAGACGGCTACAACGAGAACGGCAATTCCGGTGCTACACTGCAGGAGCTTCAGGATAAGCTGTACAATCTCGGGGTTATCGATGCTTACAATCTGGATGGAGGCGGCTCTTCATCCCTGATCTTCAGGGGAAAGGTTATTAACAAGCCTTCTGACGGTAATCTGCGGCGGGTCCCGACGAACTTTCTGTTCTTCAAGTGACAACCACAAAGTTAGTCAACATCAAAAGTCACAATCAAGTTTATTTTTGCGTAAAAAGCAGGTATAATCAGGATAACGCATACAGTCGATAATGGAGGTGCCCAGCATGTCGTTCTCCTTGACTTTTTGGATCGTGACCCTTGTTTTTCTGCTGTTCCTGGCCGGCATCCTGACTTCTTCCTATAACGACGATAAGACCAAAGGACTCTGACACCTGCTCAAGAAGTATCTACGGGCATTTGTTGAGCAGTCGGCAAACGACTTGTGACAGCAAAAGACGGACATCGGCATAAAGCTGATAGTCCGTCTTTTGTGTTGAGTGGGGCAAGGCGTAACCTTGACTCGCTTAGCAAAGCAAATGATGTTATATCTTCAGCCACAGCGCAGGACGAATGCCGCCGCTATTATTACCTGTTGAAGGGTGAAGCGTGTTGCTGCTGTACCTGAAGGTTCCGTTTCCCTGAATGCCTATATTGCCGTCACCGTGGATATACACGGCTCTCCTATTGTCACGCCCGGGCGACCGGAGCCACCACCACCATATATATCCACCCATTGAGGACCATCGCTTATTGTTGTTTTCATCTTTTCTTTGAAACCAGTACCGTTGCTTGGCGCTGCGGTTCTCAAGGTTCTTGCTGCTGTCGCCGAAGTAATGGCACACGGTTTCTTCAATGCTCAAAAGATATATGTAATCCAGTGTATCTGCTCCGCCATTTGCTTCATACCACTGATTGTCAGGATTTTTGTTCGTAACCGGTATAATTCTTGACCGGTTCGCTTCACTGAACGTATCATAGAATGCACCGTTCAGGTATTCTCTCAGTTCACAGCCGGCCCAGGTCACATCACCAGATCGATTATGGTAAGCGCGCTGATCTATAATATATTCGGTGATAATCAAAGCTGTACTGTTTTTTATTTCAAGCACTCGCCATTCATATTTGTCAAATACGATTACATCTCCTATTTGCATATCTAACCTCCCGTAAATGTTATAAACAACCTAAACCGCCTTTACAGAGCAGGGCTTAAAAAAAGCAATGCCAGCCAGTATGCTTCGCAAGAAGAGATACCGGCTGGCATTTTTGCTATGTAATCATTAATGCGTATTACCCTTAAGCGTGTCTTGGCAACTGTGTCATTTCTGAAAGGCAGTCTGCACAAATATAACGGTCTTTATATTCGCTTACGCCTTCCATCGATCCGCAGAATACACATTTCGGACGGTAGCGCTCCAGAATAATGTGGTCGCCCTGAACCAGAATTTCTACAGGGTCTCCCTCGTTCATTTGGTATCTTTTACGCAGGGACTTAGGCAGAACAATTCTACCCAGCTGATCTACTTTACGTACAACGCCAGCAGGTTTCATATCTTACTTACACTCTCCTGTTCAACTGATGATTAGTAGCTGTATAAGGATGGACTTAAGAACAGACTTCGGATAATCCCTTCTTAAGTTCATACTCTATACTACTTATTTCGGTGCTTCTTACATATTTCGTTACTAAAATGTCGAATCCTGCTGAAAAAAATAAAAATTGATGTCTACTTTTAGAAAAGTTGTGGAAAATCCAGCTGGCGGAGTGCTTCATAGACGATAATCGCTGCCGAATTGGACAAATTCAGCGACCTCACTGCACTGCTCATCGGCATACGCATCACTGTTTCCTTACCGGCTTCCAGAATTTCTGCCGGCAGGCCTTTGGTTTCTTTGCCGAATACAAAGAAGTCACCATCCTGGAACGCGAAATCACTATACCGTTTATCCGCCTTGGTAGTCGCGTAGAAAAACCGTCCTTCCTTATATTTCTCCAGTACTTCCCCGAAGGAATCATGATACTCAATGGTAACGGCATGCCAGTAGTCAAGTCCTGCACGCTTCAATGTAGCATCATCTGTACGGAAGCCGAGGGGACGGACGAGATGAAGATGGGTTCCTGTTGCCGCACAGGTGCGGGCGATGTTGCCGGTATTTGCCGGAATTTCCGGCTCCACCAGTACAATATGCAATGCCATAATACTGTTGCTTCCTCTCTGAAGGGTCAAAATATTGGCCCTGTAATGAAATTACGGTGCTGTTCCTTGTCAGGCGGAGCTTATATCCTGCGCGCGGACATGAAGAAGACCCTCCGCCACCAGGCGGAAGGTCAGGAACGTTCATTCATTAACCTTGGGTTTGCTGGAAATGCTTCATGAAGTCAGCGAGTGCCTTAACGCTCTCGTGCGTAACCGCGTTGTAAATCGAGGCACGGAGCCCGCCCACGCTGCGGTGGCCCTTCAGGCCGACGAAACCTTCCGCTTCGGAAGCTTTGATGAACTGCTTCTCCAGCTCCTCCGATTGCATCCGGAACGTTACATTCATTATGGAACGGCTGCCCTCTTCCGCAACTCCGCGGTAGAAGCCGTCACTGTTGTCAATATAATCGTAGAGGAGACCCGCTTTATCACGGTTCTTGGCTTCGGTGCCGGCAAGTCCGCCTTGCTCCTCAATCCATTTTAACACTTCATTCACCATATATACAGAGAAGGATGGCGGCGTATTGTAGAGCGAATTATTCTTGTAATGGGTATCATACCGCAGAATCGTCGGAATATTCGCCGGGGAACTGGAAATCAGCTCTTCCTTGGCAATCACAACAGTAACACCGGAAGGACCGAGATTCTTCTGGGCACCGGCATAAATCAGACCAAACTTATTAACGTCGAAGGAACGGCTCAGAATGTCACTGGACATATCTGCAATCAGCGGAATCGCTCCGGCATCCGGATACTCCGCATATTGTGTACCTTCAATCGTTTCGTTCGAGGTGATATGCAGGTAAGCAGCATTGTCTGCTGCCTGGATGCTGCTAAGTTCAGGAATAGCCAGGAACTTCTTATCCTCTGACGATGCGGCAACATGGCCGCCGCCTGTCAGCTTGGCTTCCTTGAGCGCTTTATCAGCCCAGCTTCCTGTCATTACATAGCTGCCCACCTGGCCGGCAGAGATCAGGTTCATCGGAACCATGGCGAACTGTGTGCTCGCACCGCCCTGAATGAACAATACCTTATAGCCCTGGGGATTGCCGAGGAGCGAAAGCAGGCGTTCCTGAGCTTCGTTATGCACAGATTCGTATATGGCTCCGCGGTGCGACATCTCCATGATAGACATTCCGCTTTCCCGGAATTCTACAAACTCCGCTTGTGCGCGTTCCAATACGGTAAGCGGCAATGCTGCCGGACCGGCATTAAAATTGTATGCTCTCTTGCTCAAAATACTCCCACCCTTTCTCTCCTATGAATATGGATATCGCTATGATAGCAGATAACGTTAAACACCAGCAAGTATAATTATTCACATAAGAGGTAAGCTCAGGAGTCTTTATCAGGCGAAAAATGTGTAGCTGCGCCGCCAACCCTTGCTGTGACGCGGTAAAATGGTGATGTCCGCAAAAACCTCGGGAGAAATTACATGCGTGTCTCCCCAAAGCGCTATCCGCTCCGCCGCAAAATCTCCGCTCTCTCTTATTCCGGCTCCGCTTGGTTTATGGACCAGCTCCCAGTAATAATCCGCATCAGCCTCTTCCCAGCCTGCAAGCCTGCAATAGAACTGGCGGTCCGGTTTATTGCTCCATGTAAGCGCCCCCTCCTTAACTAGGAGCAGATTCTTCGTATACCCGGATTCCGGATTCACCACCTGCAGTGCTCCGGGCAGCTTCAGCTCATAATCACCGCCAACAGAAGCTCCATTAATTCCGACAAAATTATGGATGTATTCCTCAATCTGCAGCGGCTCATTCCCGGTATTCTCAATAAGGTAGGAAATATCCAGACAGTTCCCGTTCAGCGTTATAGTCTTGATCAGCCGCATGCTGTAACCCCTGCATTCCAGCGGCTCAACCGTGTAAGTGACTGAATGCCCGCTCCGCTCTTCGTGAATGGTGAACGGAATCAGCGGATACTCCCCGTGGAAAAGATATGGCTCATCCTTCTGCTTTTGCAGCAGTCCGACCCCCGGCTTCGGGAACCATTCGCCTGGTGCGGCCTCATCATATCCGATTGCCCGGGAAATGCCGAACTCATTGCAAAGTCCTATTCCGCCGGTTCCTTGCCCCGGTACCCGGCTTTCCGGTACACAGAAGGTATGGCCTCCCTGCTCCAGGGTCACGCCTGTAATAAACCCGGTCCAGTCAAACCGTGTGCCGCTATAGGCACCTGTATCAGCAATTTCAACTGTCAGTATTCCGTTGGATAGAATGTTTGGCATTTGTTATTGTTCCTTTCTGTGTGGGGGGGTGATATAAGCTGCTCTCTAAAACGCTTAAGCTCAGACGTCACTCCGGTGAATATTGGACTTCCGGCCGCTGTTATGTTTGGATTTCCTGATTTAATTCCGCTGCTCGCGGTAGAAATCCAAACATAAAGGCGGTCGCTAACGCTCCTACAGTTTCAATATTCCCCTGCGTTCCTTCTCGCTTATCGTTATTCTTAGTAAACACCTTATATCTTGGTGTATTGTATATATTACAAAAACGCCTGCTCCCGCCAAGGGCTGAGCAGGCGTCAAAATAATTAAACTAATGTTATTCTAAATTAACATTATTCATTCAGGCAAGCCTCAGTTAGGCCAGCTCCACCTCAAGAAGATGGATTTCGCCCTCCGGAAGAGCGGTCATTGCGCTGCGCGGAATCAGAACACCCTCTGAGACGCGCTGAAGCGTTACCTCAGAGCCGTTCAGCCTCACAGCGTGTATTTGGTACTCCCCGAACTCCGCGCTTCCTGAAGCCGTATAGACGACTTTCAGCTGCCGTCCGGCGAAGATCGTTTTAATGGACGCTCTTCTTTCCGCATCGAACTGCTCTGCAACCAGCTTCGGCTGCAGCAGCAGGTCACCTAGCTTTCCTTTGACCCCGAATACCTCGGTAACCATCGTCAGCAGCAGCCAGCTTGCGGAGCCGGTCAGATAAGTATACATCCCTCTGCCCTGCTCATTAATGTACTCCGGAATGCCGGGATACATCCGGCTGACCTCAAAGTCCGCGCTGAGGCTGTACAATGAATCAAGCACCTTGCGGCCCTCTTTAACATAACCCCGCTTATACAGCGCATTGCCGTACATAACGGTCATATGGCTGAACATCGCCCCGTTCTCTTTGTGGCCGAAGGCAAAGCCGAATGCCCGGCCCAGATTCTGCTGAATGCCGCCGAAGCTGCTGTTCAGCCGGTAGCCGATCCGCTCATCGAACAGGTTCCGTTCCACAGCTGAGATAATCGCCGGCACCTGCTCCGGAGCAGCGGCGTGCCCGAGCAGCGGGAATACCTGGCCGGTCAGTGTCATGCGGGTGCCTGCAGCGAATTCACCCTCTACACGTTCGCTGTCATTATTGTAGTAACCGTTGAACCAGCCGCCGCCCTCTGCACTCTCCACCCACTCATTCCGGCGCAGATGGGCGAAGATCCATTCTGCTTTGCGGGCCAGGTCGTCTGCAACCTGCTCCAGCTTCAATACAGCGCGGACTCCGCTCACCTGATTCGGTGCAGCGCTATAGAAGCGTTCCAGCTGCTCATGTTTGGCAGCCACAGATTCATACTCAACGGATTCGCCTAATGAATCAAGCAGCAGCACCATTTCTTCGGCCAGCTCCAGTGTATCTGCCCCGGTGCGTTCCTGAAGCGTAATCAGCAGCCGGGAAAGGTCCAGGAGATTGCTTGCATAGAAAGCGGTAAAGGTTACACTTTCCCCGCGCTGGGCAGCCATATCCAGGCCGTCGTTCCAGTCTGCTCCTTCAAGCAGAATGTTGTTATGCTCACCCACATTGAAGAAGGGTACCAGATTCTGCAGCAGGATATGCTCCAGAATGGTTCCTGTATAGACTTCACCCGCACGGGTCCGCAGCGTGTTGCCTGCCCCCGGCTCCCAGGATGAGTCCCGCTGCTTGCAGCGGCTCATGAAGCTGTCGCGGAAGTACGTCTGCTCCTGCAGCAGGAAGTCCAGATCACCGCTCTGATCCAAATACAGCATGGTTGTAAGAAACGGCCAGGCGCCGTGATCCATCCAGACGCGCGGAATATTGTTCCGGTCTGCGATGAACTCTCCCGGCTGCTGTCCGATTATGGTTGCATTGCTTCCGTCAATCCGGACACCGGCATAGTTGTTCAGCAGCAGGCTGCGAACATCTGCAGGCTCCATAATCAGGAGGGCAAGGCAATCCTGCCAGAGATCACGCCAGCCCCGTCCGCCTCTGCCATAGTCATGATAAGGCAGGAAGGAGTTGCCGTATAATCTGCGCAGCACCGGCTGCAGTGTGACCCATTTCATCCATTCGTCAGCTGCATGATCTCCGGTATGGAATTCCACCGTATTCACTTTTTCCGTCCAGAAGCTTTTGTTCTCCTCCAGCAGCCCGTCAAAAGCGGTTACTGAACCATATTTAGCCATTAGAGCTTCCACATCAATCCGGTCATTCTCAATAGCCAGCACAATTACATATGAGCCGCTTTGTCCCGGAGCCAGTGTAACTGTAGCGAAACGCAGTCCGCCCAGCGCTTCATAGCCCTCTCTATGTACACCGCCGCCTTCACCAATCTGTGCTTCCAGATTAAGTACAACTGCTTCCGGCCAGTCCAGGCTTCCGCCTTCACCGATAAATTCCTCCTGAACCGGGAACAAGCCGGCAGGCTTAGCTCCGCCTTCTGCTGCGCCAAACACTCCATATGAGGTGTGATTAATCCGGTGCCCGCGTTCATCAAACGAAAGCGCCGGCTGCACTTCTACTCCATAAGCGGAAGTATAGATCCGGTTAAGCAGCGAAGTCACATGCCGGTGATCCCGCAGATCATCTGCCGAGCGGGCATAGAGCGGAACCGCCGCCGTTGGTGTCAGGGTAAGCTCTTCCGGTCCGCTGTTGGTCAGCACAACCTTCATCAGCTCTACCTTATCATTTCCGCAAGGTACGAAGCTGGTGACCTCCGCCTTTACTCCCAGCTCTTTACTTTCACGCGTCACTTTATGCCATAATAATCCGGCTTCCAGGACAGCTTCATCTGCAGACTCCCCATAGATTGCCGCATTCTGCCGGGCAGAATTCCCTGCAGCCGACCACGCGCCCTTGCCCTTCGCATATACCCAAAAATTACGTGATGCCCGCGAGTTGTGCAGATCCTCGACTGAAATCGGCGGTGTAAGAAAGGTATTATGGCCTGAAGTAACCTGACCATGCAGCTTCGGGCTGACCGAAGACATCATGCCCCCCTCATTCACCAGCGGAAAATATAAAAAACTGCTCCGGTCCGGCTGCTCCAGCCTGAAATCTCCGTTATTTCCGGTAAAGCTCCAGCCTGGCTTCTTTGTATGATTCACTATATTCATCCTTTCTAATAAGATCTGGATAGTTTCCGTTAACAGAAAAAATAAATTTACGAAATCGGTTTCGTTTTTCATTATCACATCGTTAATTCTGTTTGTAAAGCGTTTTTTATGACTTCTATTAAGTGCATTATTTTGCTGAAATCGCTGGTATATCAAGCTTTATTCA encodes:
- a CDS encoding DUF6273 domain-containing protein, which translates into the protein MQIGDVIVFDKYEWRVLEIKNSTALIITEYIIDQRAYHNRSGDVTWAGCELREYLNGAFYDTFSEANRSRIIPVTNKNPDNQWYEANGGADTLDYIYLLSIEETVCHYFGDSSKNLENRSAKQRYWFQRKDENNNKRWSSMGGYIWWWWLRSPGRDNRRAVYIHGDGNIGIQGNGTFRYSSNTLHPSTGNNSGGIRPALWLKI
- the trmL gene encoding tRNA (uridine(34)/cytosine(34)/5-carboxymethylaminomethyluridine(34)-2'-O)-methyltransferase TrmL encodes the protein MALHIVLVEPEIPANTGNIARTCAATGTHLHLVRPLGFRTDDATLKRAGLDYWHAVTIEYHDSFGEVLEKYKEGRFFYATTKADKRYSDFAFQDGDFFVFGKETKGLPAEILEAGKETVMRMPMSSAVRSLNLSNSAAIIVYEALRQLDFPQLF
- a CDS encoding AbrB/MazE/SpoVT family DNA-binding domain-containing protein encodes the protein MKPAGVVRKVDQLGRIVLPKSLRKRYQMNEGDPVEILVQGDHIILERYRPKCVFCGSMEGVSEYKDRYICADCLSEMTQLPRHA
- a CDS encoding GH36-type glycosyl hydrolase domain-containing protein, whose product is MNHTKKPGWSFTGNNGDFRLEQPDRSSFLYFPLVNEGGMMSSVSPKLHGQVTSGHNTFLTPPISVEDLHNSRASRNFWVYAKGKGAWSAAGNSARQNAAIYGESADEAVLEAGLLWHKVTRESKELGVKAEVTSFVPCGNDKVELMKVVLTNSGPEELTLTPTAAVPLYARSADDLRDHRHVTSLLNRIYTSAYGVEVQPALSFDERGHRINHTSYGVFGAAEGGAKPAGLFPVQEEFIGEGGSLDWPEAVVLNLEAQIGEGGGVHREGYEALGGLRFATVTLAPGQSGSYVIVLAIENDRIDVEALMAKYGSVTAFDGLLEENKSFWTEKVNTVEFHTGDHAADEWMKWVTLQPVLRRLYGNSFLPYHDYGRGGRGWRDLWQDCLALLIMEPADVRSLLLNNYAGVRIDGSNATIIGQQPGEFIADRNNIPRVWMDHGAWPFLTTMLYLDQSGDLDFLLQEQTYFRDSFMSRCKQRDSSWEPGAGNTLRTRAGEVYTGTILEHILLQNLVPFFNVGEHNNILLEGADWNDGLDMAAQRGESVTFTAFYASNLLDLSRLLITLQERTGADTLELAEEMVLLLDSLGESVEYESVAAKHEQLERFYSAAPNQVSGVRAVLKLEQVADDLARKAEWIFAHLRRNEWVESAEGGGWFNGYYNNDSERVEGEFAAGTRMTLTGQVFPLLGHAAAPEQVPAIISAVERNLFDERIGYRLNSSFGGIQQNLGRAFGFAFGHKENGAMFSHMTVMYGNALYKRGYVKEGRKVLDSLYSLSADFEVSRMYPGIPEYINEQGRGMYTYLTGSASWLLLTMVTEVFGVKGKLGDLLLQPKLVAEQFDAERRASIKTIFAGRQLKVVYTASGSAEFGEYQIHAVRLNGSEVTLQRVSEGVLIPRSAMTALPEGEIHLLEVELA
- a CDS encoding phosphodiester glycosidase family protein, with translation MMTPVKRVNRFFMLLTAPLLGMLLCLWLYQPPLQLKLDAGQFTAIPGPVEETARLKQDLAVAKESAAFTIDSISASALLYKQTTNAMNALVSTASAQTARPERIYNNRITSRLGIPADVISSDRITIELYRLNPGNYKAYALKIRLKDPAAMKMSLAGDGSGASETTMQAVNRFGASAGINAGGFADQNGKRYPLSTTVVGGQYLYGFEPSYKDLSFVGLNKSGQLIGGKFTSKAQLDQLEPVFGATFVPVLLKNRSKTVIPQKWQLAPKRAPRTVIGNYKDDQLLILVADGYNENGNSGATLQELQDKLYNLGVIDAYNLDGGGSSSLIFRGKVINKPSDGNLRRVPTNFLFFK
- the serC gene encoding 3-phosphoserine/phosphohydroxythreonine transaminase, producing MLSKRAYNFNAGPAALPLTVLERAQAEFVEFRESGMSIMEMSHRGAIYESVHNEAQERLLSLLGNPQGYKVLFIQGGASTQFAMVPMNLISAGQVGSYVMTGSWADKALKEAKLTGGGHVAASSEDKKFLAIPELSSIQAADNAAYLHITSNETIEGTQYAEYPDAGAIPLIADMSSDILSRSFDVNKFGLIYAGAQKNLGPSGVTVVIAKEELISSSPANIPTILRYDTHYKNNSLYNTPPSFSVYMVNEVLKWIEEQGGLAGTEAKNRDKAGLLYDYIDNSDGFYRGVAEEGSRSIMNVTFRMQSEELEKQFIKASEAEGFVGLKGHRSVGGLRASIYNAVTHESVKALADFMKHFQQTQG